A single window of Desulfovibrio sp. G11 DNA harbors:
- a CDS encoding FmdE family protein, whose translation MNIGSYTFDEFRRLAENFHGYAAPGLLVGGYMVELAKRHIPEGTLFEAVVESGKCLPDAVQLLTLCSIGNGWMKIHNLGRYAVSLFDKHTGEGVRVSLDPEKMAAYPEIKAWFFKEKPKKDQDVPRLESEIEQAGDSICTVEPVTIKRRFIGHKHMTRIVCCPGCGEAYPVEDGPVCRGCQGEAPYVVARREIKAAPRQETAGIRVVPVEEAVGHTVAHDMTRIDPGQFKGPEFKAGQRISVGDICRLQQMGRFHVAVTDSPVGESDFAAYAARSGDTVHENEAAEAFARRMAGEGVVFSLPPREGKVEFTAGRAGLFTVDVERMRRFNLVPEVMVASRQDATVVKQGGPLAGTRAIPLFISRERLSQALETLEGGPLFSVLPLRKARVGILVTGTEVFQGIIEDKFIPIITAKVAMLGCEVVRTGIVPDDRVMMGKAVAEMRTAGVDLLVTTGGLSVDPDDVTRQALLDAGLADVLHGVPVLPGTMSLIGRIPGPGGGMQVLGVPACALYFKTTFLDLVLPRLLAGREITRAELARLGEGGYCLACHTCTWPKCWFGK comes from the coding sequence ATGAATATCGGTTCCTATACATTCGACGAATTCCGGCGCCTGGCGGAAAATTTTCATGGCTATGCCGCGCCTGGTCTGCTTGTGGGCGGGTATATGGTGGAACTCGCCAAAAGGCATATCCCCGAAGGCACGCTTTTCGAGGCCGTGGTGGAATCCGGCAAATGCCTGCCCGACGCCGTGCAACTGCTCACCCTGTGCAGCATCGGCAACGGCTGGATGAAGATACACAATCTGGGGCGCTATGCGGTATCGCTTTTTGACAAGCATACGGGCGAAGGTGTGCGTGTAAGCCTGGACCCGGAGAAAATGGCCGCCTACCCTGAAATCAAGGCATGGTTTTTTAAGGAAAAGCCCAAGAAAGATCAGGATGTTCCGCGCCTTGAATCCGAAATAGAGCAGGCCGGCGACAGCATCTGCACTGTGGAGCCTGTGACCATAAAGCGCCGTTTCATCGGGCATAAGCACATGACACGCATTGTCTGCTGTCCCGGCTGTGGCGAGGCCTATCCGGTGGAAGACGGCCCCGTATGCCGGGGCTGCCAGGGCGAGGCCCCCTATGTGGTGGCACGGCGCGAGATCAAGGCGGCCCCCCGGCAGGAAACCGCCGGCATACGGGTAGTCCCTGTGGAAGAAGCCGTGGGCCATACCGTAGCGCACGACATGACCCGTATAGACCCCGGCCAGTTCAAGGGACCGGAATTCAAGGCCGGGCAGCGCATCAGCGTGGGCGATATATGTCGTCTCCAGCAGATGGGCCGCTTTCATGTGGCGGTTACGGACAGCCCGGTAGGAGAGAGTGATTTTGCCGCCTATGCCGCGCGAAGCGGCGATACGGTACACGAAAATGAAGCGGCCGAGGCTTTTGCCCGGCGCATGGCTGGTGAGGGCGTGGTTTTTTCGCTGCCGCCCCGCGAGGGCAAGGTAGAATTTACCGCCGGGCGCGCTGGTCTTTTTACCGTGGATGTGGAGCGCATGCGCCGCTTCAACCTGGTGCCCGAGGTTATGGTGGCCTCCCGGCAGGACGCCACTGTGGTCAAACAGGGCGGCCCGCTGGCCGGGACCAGGGCCATACCGCTTTTTATCAGCCGTGAGCGCCTCTCCCAGGCTCTTGAAACGCTGGAAGGCGGCCCGCTTTTCAGCGTACTGCCCCTGCGCAAGGCGCGCGTGGGCATTCTTGTGACAGGCACCGAGGTCTTTCAGGGCATCATTGAAGACAAGTTTATTCCCATCATCACGGCCAAGGTCGCCATGCTGGGCTGCGAGGTGGTCAGGACCGGCATCGTGCCCGATGACAGGGTCATGATGGGCAAGGCCGTGGCGGAAATGCGTACGGCAGGGGTGGATCTGCTGGTGACCACGGGCGGGCTTTCCGTGGACCCTGATGATGTGACCCGCCAGGCCCTGCTGGACGCCGGGCTTGCCGATGTGCTGCACGGTGTGCCCGTGCTGCCGGGAACCATGAGCCTTATCGGTCGCATACCCGGTCCCGGTGGCGGCATGCAGGTGCTTGGCGTACCCGCCTGCGCCCTGTACTTCAAGACCACGTTTCTGGATCTTGTGCTGCCGCGCCTTCTGGCCGGGCGCGAGATTACCCGTGCCGAGCTTGCCCGCCTGGGTGAGGGCGGCTATTGCCTGGCCTGTCACACATGCACCTGGCCCAAATGTTGGTTTGGTAAATAG
- the mobA gene encoding molybdenum cofactor guanylyltransferase encodes MKSEKGRVAGVVLAGGLSSRMGTDKARLRLPGVCDTAFDSSGAADMLFTAWTLVRSVLPFCLVSCRADAPRQGYDCVFDAMPGQGPAAGLQAALRRAGELGYTALLALSCDLPLMDALTLRRLLAARDAAPPQTLVTAYRARDTGRVESLTAVYEVAALPHFNAALARGERKLGLMVPGELRLFVDYGPEESEPFFNCNCPADLEQARILLAQKNARFTEKG; translated from the coding sequence ATGAAGAGCGAAAAAGGCCGGGTCGCCGGGGTTGTACTGGCAGGCGGGCTTTCAAGCCGTATGGGTACCGACAAGGCCCGACTGCGCCTGCCGGGTGTTTGCGACACGGCCTTTGACAGTTCCGGGGCGGCGGATATGCTGTTCACGGCCTGGACGCTCGTGCGCTCTGTTTTGCCGTTCTGTCTTGTTTCCTGCCGCGCCGATGCGCCCCGGCAGGGCTATGACTGTGTTTTTGACGCCATGCCGGGCCAGGGACCGGCCGCCGGGCTGCAGGCGGCCTTGCGCCGTGCCGGGGAGCTTGGCTATACGGCTCTTCTGGCTCTTTCGTGCGACCTGCCCCTTATGGATGCCCTTACGCTGCGCAGGCTGCTGGCGGCCAGAGATGCCGCGCCACCGCAAACGCTGGTTACGGCCTATCGCGCGCGGGATACCGGCCGTGTGGAGTCCCTCACTGCGGTTTATGAGGTGGCAGCCCTGCCGCACTTTAACGCGGCCCTTGCCCGGGGCGAGCGCAAGCTGGGCCTGATGGTTCCCGGTGAACTGCGCCTCTTCGTGGACTACGGGCCGGAAGAGTCTGAACCTTTTTTCAACTGCAACTGTCCCGCCGACCTCGAGCAGGCCCGGATCCTGCTGGCGCAAAAAAATGCACGCTTTACTGAAAAAGGGTGA
- a CDS encoding CvpA family protein codes for MGQDIFDLIVVLTLVFFAGRGYLHGFVGEVAGIVSLLGGFWTAHNYHDRLSPHLTLITDPGWRTVAAYVLVFLGVLVSVALIARLLQKILSFSFVTWADRMAGAMLGLAKGALLWSLGMLLLQKFFSQAAFMQHSRVLPYFNALTAQVRGWLPPDLVSRLGL; via the coding sequence ATGGGCCAGGATATTTTTGACCTCATTGTTGTTCTGACGCTGGTGTTTTTTGCCGGGCGTGGATATTTGCACGGCTTTGTTGGTGAAGTTGCCGGCATAGTATCGCTTTTGGGCGGCTTTTGGACGGCCCACAACTACCACGACAGGCTTTCACCCCACCTGACGCTCATCACAGACCCCGGCTGGCGCACCGTGGCCGCCTACGTGCTGGTCTTTCTCGGTGTGCTTGTATCCGTGGCGCTTATTGCACGGCTGCTGCAAAAGATCCTTTCCTTTTCCTTCGTCACCTGGGCCGACAGGATGGCCGGAGCCATGCTGGGCCTTGCCAAGGGCGCCCTGCTATGGTCCCTGGGCATGCTGTTGCTGCAAAAATTCTTTTCTCAGGCGGCCTTTATGCAGCACAGCCGCGTGCTGCCCTATTTTAACGCTCTCACGGCGCAGGTCCGCGGCTGGCTGCCGCCCGATCTGGTGTCGCGCCTGGGCCTCTAG
- the mazG gene encoding nucleoside triphosphate pyrophosphohydrolase, whose amino-acid sequence MEKNAVEELQGIIDTLTGPEGCPWDKEQTAHTLADYIIEESHELVSAIRSGNVADIREELGDVAFLLLFVARLYEKDGQFTFADALNNNRAKMIRRHPHVFGDTVFDSLDEQLKAWEKIKRAEHADEDGKPKGLFDSLPESLPPLIKAYRIHSKAARVGFTWTKDEEVEQQVEAEWLEWLDASANSNGEAQKHELGDLLFSITELGRRKGIKASEALDLATRRFLKRFTRMEELARTQGQDFNALSLDEKDELWNTAKAEEEARS is encoded by the coding sequence ATGGAAAAAAACGCTGTTGAAGAGTTGCAGGGCATCATTGACACGCTCACCGGTCCCGAGGGCTGCCCCTGGGACAAGGAGCAGACCGCCCATACGCTGGCCGATTATATCATTGAAGAAAGCCACGAGCTTGTCAGCGCCATCCGTTCGGGCAACGTGGCCGACATCCGCGAAGAACTGGGCGATGTGGCCTTTCTGCTGCTTTTTGTGGCGCGGCTGTATGAAAAGGACGGGCAATTCACTTTTGCCGATGCCCTGAACAACAACAGGGCCAAAATGATCCGCCGCCATCCCCACGTTTTTGGCGACACGGTGTTTGACAGCCTTGATGAACAGCTCAAAGCCTGGGAAAAAATCAAGCGGGCCGAACACGCCGATGAAGACGGTAAGCCCAAAGGCCTGTTTGACAGCCTGCCCGAAAGCCTGCCCCCGCTGATCAAGGCCTACCGGATTCATTCCAAGGCCGCCCGCGTGGGCTTTACCTGGACCAAGGACGAAGAGGTGGAACAGCAGGTGGAAGCCGAATGGCTGGAATGGCTGGACGCCTCTGCCAACAGCAACGGGGAAGCCCAGAAGCATGAGCTTGGCGACCTGCTGTTCAGCATTACCGAACTGGGCCGCCGCAAGGGCATCAAGGCCAGCGAGGCTCTGGATCTGGCTACACGCCGTTTTCTGAAGCGCTTTACCCGTATGGAAGAACTGGCCCGCACCCAGGGGCAGGATTTCAACGCCCTGAGCCTCGATGAAAAGGACGAACTGTGGAATACGGCCAAGGCAGAGGAAGAAGCCCGGTCCTGA
- a CDS encoding ArnT family glycosyltransferase, which produces MTQNSTLPEDGQPKRMDNADQHLSSGPGQETQAAATDREQETACPAPSADTDEQHAAADCPCAAPHAGPDSRPDTGTGAMPDAVPNSMHEQSCSHPEEAQAGHPPADDSQAAGTAKKRGMFSSWRGKGARSTGSAAPQNAVAAGIKAAMTPPEPNAAQKFFEAASRVGPFFLLLLLLAQAWPAFMGNALYCPREAESIFIFSQTSQNGLWLTPAAPGLAHWPVYHWYLAGMQSLVALAGPGFGHLLFPMAALAGALLCLMSVWTLARVAGLGAQAALAGGMILLSAPLFVPMAHFTGPESLATALTLFSLALLCHGWQKPHAWASLPAGFILAGLAGLTGGIFQLMLPLVASVFFLSWRGTFRRAQGMDGVTGFVLLLLLLACWLGGVMLWQQPEGYLKFLGERLILWPWPSAQWWLPLLVAAAGLLPWAAIMACVSWVRVLRTAPADLAASRKERSGIAFLWISLAVACVLSLAAYDPASAALTIICLASPLLGKALLRLSGLGGRLFFIFAALCLLHAGMALAAAGFGPTLDWMGGFFKFSLSPEQREMVLGLKALPILGSICIVAAVLLSRMVRKGAHGGMGGALLICAVIVILLAQPGTMLLGPQLKAVPQAQLRHLEELLQPQAAPVPAIESPEAVAPAPEERAHEPATPETAVPQTHAAPADTASPVEKALEKAASEAAAYDARAAEEMEKRNAAPAQDAEDAATPGPVAVPGIAEPSATEGAATEAAPDNAAQDEQAAAAGEDDAKVQGAQPEEPVAATPEAPAAPEAERANADNASAPEKEQSK; this is translated from the coding sequence ATGACCCAGAACTCCACCCTGCCCGAGGACGGCCAGCCCAAGCGCATGGACAATGCCGACCAGCACCTTTCTTCCGGGCCGGGGCAGGAAACTCAGGCAGCCGCGACCGACCGGGAACAGGAAACAGCCTGTCCGGCCCCCAGTGCGGACACGGATGAACAGCACGCTGCGGCAGACTGCCCCTGTGCTGCGCCGCATGCCGGGCCAGACTCCAGGCCAGACACCGGAACCGGCGCAATGCCGGATGCAGTGCCAAACAGCATGCATGAACAGTCCTGCAGCCACCCCGAAGAAGCGCAGGCAGGCCACCCCCCGGCCGACGACAGCCAGGCTGCCGGTACAGCCAAAAAGCGGGGCATGTTCTCATCCTGGCGCGGCAAAGGCGCCCGCAGCACCGGGTCCGCCGCGCCCCAAAACGCCGTGGCAGCCGGTATCAAGGCAGCAATGACACCCCCGGAACCAAACGCCGCACAGAAGTTTTTTGAAGCCGCCAGCCGCGTGGGGCCGTTCTTTCTGCTTTTGCTCCTCCTGGCCCAGGCCTGGCCCGCCTTTATGGGCAACGCCCTGTACTGCCCGCGCGAAGCGGAGAGCATCTTCATCTTCAGCCAGACCAGCCAGAACGGTCTGTGGCTGACCCCGGCCGCACCGGGTCTGGCACACTGGCCTGTGTACCACTGGTATCTTGCGGGCATGCAAAGCCTCGTGGCTCTGGCAGGACCCGGCTTCGGGCATCTGCTCTTTCCCATGGCGGCCCTGGCGGGCGCTCTGCTTTGCCTCATGAGCGTCTGGACGCTGGCCCGCGTTGCTGGTCTTGGCGCCCAGGCAGCGCTGGCCGGCGGCATGATCCTTCTTTCCGCGCCGCTCTTTGTTCCTATGGCCCATTTTACCGGGCCTGAAAGTCTCGCCACGGCCCTTACGCTCTTTTCTCTGGCGCTGCTCTGCCACGGTTGGCAAAAGCCTCACGCCTGGGCAAGCCTGCCCGCCGGTTTCATCCTGGCGGGTCTGGCCGGACTTACGGGCGGAATTTTTCAGTTAATGCTGCCTCTTGTGGCCAGTGTTTTCTTCCTGAGCTGGCGCGGAACCTTCCGCCGGGCGCAGGGCATGGACGGTGTGACCGGTTTTGTGCTGCTCCTGCTGCTGCTGGCCTGCTGGCTTGGCGGCGTCATGCTGTGGCAACAGCCTGAAGGCTACCTCAAATTTCTGGGCGAACGCCTTATTCTCTGGCCCTGGCCCAGTGCCCAATGGTGGCTGCCTCTGCTTGTGGCGGCAGCGGGCCTGCTGCCCTGGGCCGCCATTATGGCCTGCGTTTCGTGGGTTCGTGTGCTGCGCACCGCCCCCGCCGATCTGGCAGCCTCCCGCAAGGAGCGCTCGGGCATTGCCTTTTTGTGGATCAGCCTGGCTGTGGCCTGCGTATTGAGTCTGGCTGCCTATGACCCGGCCTCCGCTGCCCTTACCATCATCTGCCTGGCCTCGCCCCTGCTGGGCAAGGCCCTGCTGCGCCTTTCCGGCCTCGGCGGCCGCCTGTTCTTCATTTTTGCGGCCCTGTGCCTTCTGCATGCGGGCATGGCTCTGGCGGCAGCCGGCTTTGGCCCCACCCTGGACTGGATGGGCGGCTTCTTCAAGTTCAGCCTCAGCCCCGAACAGCGGGAAATGGTGCTCGGCCTCAAGGCTCTGCCCATTCTCGGCAGCATATGCATAGTGGCCGCCGTCCTTCTAAGCCGCATGGTGCGCAAGGGCGCGCATGGGGGCATGGGCGGGGCACTGCTTATCTGCGCCGTTATTGTGATCCTGCTGGCCCAGCCCGGCACCATGCTGCTTGGTCCGCAGTTAAAGGCCGTACCGCAGGCACAACTGCGCCACCTTGAAGAACTGTTGCAGCCCCAGGCCGCACCCGTGCCCGCAATAGAAAGCCCCGAAGCGGTGGCCCCTGCGCCGGAAGAGCGCGCGCACGAACCGGCAACGCCGGAAACAGCGGTGCCGCAGACTCATGCCGCCCCTGCTGACACGGCAAGCCCCGTTGAAAAAGCGCTGGAAAAAGCCGCTTCTGAAGCAGCCGCTTACGACGCCCGTGCAGCCGAAGAAATGGAAAAACGCAACGCTGCCCCCGCACAGGATGCGGAAGACGCCGCCACGCCCGGTCCTGTGGCAGTGCCGGGTATAGCCGAACCTTCCGCCACTGAAGGCGCGGCAACCGAAGCAGCGCCCGACAACGCGGCACAGGACGAACAGGCCGCCGCTGCTGGCGAAGACGATGCCAAGGTTCAGGGCGCGCAGCCCGAAGAGCCTGTGGCAGCCACGCCAGAAGCCCCCGCTGCCCCGGAAGCCGAAAGGGCAAACGCAGACAATGCCTCCGCTCCGGAAAAAGAGCAGTCGAAGTAA
- a CDS encoding acyl-CoA dehydratase activase translates to MFAAGIDVGSVAAKAVIFDTASRSMAGGTVLPTGWNTREAGERALAAACGQAGVDRADLARIVATGYGRIALPFAHKTVTEITCHARGASWLFPGSGVVLDIGGQDSKAISLDENGGVRDFVMNDKCAAGTGRFLQVLAGILGMPLDDLGKAAAGGSPVPISSMCAVFAETEIVGLLAQGTPPADLAAGVFVSIARRMRGLARRISFTGQCVFTGGMATSPAFCDFLSRELEIPVRVPDEPQLVGALGAALLAAHQLEKKHHA, encoded by the coding sequence ATGTTTGCAGCCGGAATAGATGTAGGCTCTGTGGCCGCCAAGGCCGTCATTTTTGATACGGCAAGCCGCAGCATGGCGGGCGGCACTGTGCTGCCCACAGGCTGGAACACGCGGGAAGCGGGCGAACGCGCACTGGCTGCCGCCTGCGGGCAGGCCGGGGTGGACCGGGCCGACCTGGCCCGCATCGTGGCCACGGGCTACGGGCGCATCGCCCTGCCCTTTGCCCATAAAACCGTGACGGAAATCACCTGTCATGCCCGCGGCGCTTCGTGGCTTTTTCCCGGTTCCGGCGTGGTGCTCGATATCGGCGGCCAGGACAGCAAGGCCATCAGTCTGGATGAAAACGGCGGTGTGCGGGACTTTGTAATGAACGACAAATGCGCGGCAGGCACCGGGCGTTTTTTGCAGGTACTGGCCGGTATCCTGGGCATGCCGCTGGACGACCTGGGCAAAGCCGCGGCTGGCGGCAGTCCGGTGCCCATCTCGAGCATGTGCGCAGTGTTTGCGGAAACAGAAATCGTTGGCCTGCTGGCGCAGGGAACCCCGCCCGCCGATCTGGCAGCCGGAGTTTTTGTGTCCATAGCAAGACGCATGCGAGGCCTTGCACGCCGTATTTCTTTTACGGGGCAATGTGTTTTTACCGGCGGCATGGCTACAAGCCCGGCGTTTTGCGACTTTCTTTCCCGGGAACTGGAAATACCTGTGCGGGTTCCCGACGAACCGCAACTGGTGGGCGCCCTGGGCGCTGCCCTGCTTGCAGCGCATCAGCTTGAAAAGAAACATCATGCCTAG
- a CDS encoding double-cubane-cluster-containing anaerobic reductase → MKCASFDRITTAFEKNVLNLTEAKQNGRKVVGQFCLYSPSEIALAAGAIPVSLCGTKNDSIPAAEEVLPRSLCPLIKSSFGFALNDSCPYLAAADIVVADTTCDGKKKMYELLAPYKPVALLQLPQIQDSDALSYWRKQFEGLVHRLEQEFGVRITDAKLREAIALMNRERLALKAVMDLAQRRPSPVTGVELVEIAFKTSFFPDKEVGIAMLEDLAREMGRLADEGQAACSPEAPRILLTGVPVGLGSHKVVRLIEECGGSVVCLDNCSAYKKTRVMMEENSDPLTEMAKRYLDVPCAVMSPNPHRYEALRQMAADFSADAVVDLTWQGCQTYAVEAWTLKKFVQSDLGLPYLNVETDYSETDTEQLKVRVEAFLEML, encoded by the coding sequence ATGAAGTGCGCCAGTTTTGACAGAATCACCACGGCCTTTGAAAAAAACGTGCTCAACCTTACGGAAGCCAAGCAGAACGGCAGGAAAGTGGTGGGCCAGTTCTGCCTGTATTCGCCATCTGAAATAGCTCTGGCTGCCGGGGCTATTCCCGTGTCTCTCTGCGGCACAAAAAACGACTCCATACCCGCCGCCGAGGAGGTGCTGCCCCGCTCTCTCTGCCCGCTGATCAAAAGCAGCTTCGGCTTTGCCCTCAATGACAGCTGCCCCTATCTGGCGGCCGCAGACATTGTGGTGGCCGACACCACCTGTGACGGCAAGAAAAAGATGTATGAACTGCTTGCCCCATACAAACCTGTGGCCCTGCTGCAACTGCCGCAGATTCAGGACAGCGACGCCCTGTCCTACTGGCGCAAGCAGTTTGAAGGACTGGTGCACCGCCTTGAACAGGAATTCGGCGTCAGGATCACCGATGCCAAACTGCGCGAAGCCATTGCACTGATGAACCGTGAACGGCTGGCGCTCAAGGCTGTCATGGATCTGGCGCAACGCAGGCCCTCGCCTGTTACCGGCGTGGAACTGGTGGAAATTGCCTTTAAAACGTCCTTCTTTCCCGACAAGGAAGTGGGCATCGCCATGCTGGAAGACCTGGCCCGGGAAATGGGCAGGCTGGCTGATGAAGGACAGGCGGCCTGCAGCCCCGAGGCTCCGCGCATTCTGCTTACGGGCGTTCCTGTGGGCCTTGGTTCGCACAAGGTCGTGCGCCTTATTGAGGAGTGTGGCGGCAGCGTTGTCTGTCTTGATAACTGCTCGGCCTATAAAAAAACCCGCGTCATGATGGAAGAAAACAGCGACCCGCTGACCGAAATGGCAAAACGCTATCTGGACGTGCCCTGCGCCGTCATGTCGCCCAATCCGCACAGGTACGAGGCCTTGCGGCAGATGGCGGCGGATTTTTCGGCAGATGCCGTGGTGGACCTTACATGGCAGGGCTGCCAGACCTATGCCGTTGAAGCCTGGACTCTGAAAAAATTTGTGCAGAGCGACCTGGGACTGCCCTATCTGAATGTTGAAACAGACTACTCCGAAACAGATACCGAACAGCTCAAGGTGCGCGTTGAGGCCTTTTTGGAAATGCTGTAG
- a CDS encoding 4Fe-4S dicluster domain-containing protein → MKHSRRMFLMGAGAASLSAVTGRGSGDALAATGGGAQYATLLELEKCIGCDACVQGCQERNGARYPVVSRPMPELFPPGTKTEDWSQRQDVDDRLTPYNWLYIETVTVQKNGASFDLHIPRRCMHCTNPPCANLCPWGACSRDPQTGTVNISPSTCLGGAKCRTVCPWHVPQRQSGVGPYLHLMPRFAGNGVMYKCDRCADSYAKGQLPACIEVCPEQVQTIGPRAGLLAHAQALAAERGHYLYGVTENGGTNTFYLSPVPFEDLAAVKEPGPGRPTLADVPDSMAQAANLGRMLVAAPLAGIAAGMARSAKSGSAALDEKQAATGLTGVAAAKPASLAVPGWIKRVWVAVALILGFTGMMQMPIAARYGLTRLPGMSWTGNFYTTLNIHYVAGAVLIALCCLLIALRLKAGGGFPRFVFWGAVRASLVVGLVLTGIFRVLKNLPAFSFAPELVMGMDLAHLGLAAVLGALSLALWVSGRKAWTGPAR, encoded by the coding sequence ATGAAGCATTCACGACGTATGTTTCTTATGGGGGCAGGGGCGGCGAGCCTGTCGGCAGTGACGGGGCGCGGCAGTGGCGATGCGTTGGCTGCCACGGGTGGCGGCGCTCAGTACGCCACGTTGCTGGAGCTTGAAAAATGCATCGGCTGTGACGCATGTGTCCAGGGCTGCCAGGAGCGCAACGGCGCGCGGTATCCCGTGGTGAGCAGGCCCATGCCCGAGCTCTTCCCACCGGGTACAAAGACTGAAGACTGGTCGCAACGGCAGGATGTGGATGACAGGCTCACCCCCTATAACTGGCTGTATATTGAAACCGTGACCGTGCAGAAAAACGGCGCAAGCTTTGACCTGCACATACCGCGCCGGTGCATGCACTGCACCAATCCGCCCTGTGCCAATCTCTGTCCCTGGGGTGCGTGCAGCCGTGATCCGCAGACCGGCACTGTGAATATCAGTCCGTCCACCTGTCTTGGCGGGGCCAAGTGCCGCACGGTCTGTCCGTGGCATGTGCCGCAGCGCCAGTCCGGGGTAGGGCCGTATCTGCATCTTATGCCGCGCTTTGCAGGCAACGGCGTCATGTACAAATGCGATCGCTGTGCGGACAGTTACGCAAAGGGGCAACTGCCCGCATGTATTGAGGTCTGCCCCGAGCAGGTGCAGACCATCGGTCCCCGCGCGGGGCTGCTCGCCCATGCGCAGGCGCTTGCGGCCGAGCGCGGCCATTATCTTTATGGTGTGACAGAAAACGGCGGCACCAACACGTTTTATCTCTCGCCCGTGCCGTTTGAAGACCTGGCAGCCGTAAAGGAGCCGGGGCCGGGCAGGCCCACCTTGGCGGATGTGCCGGACAGTATGGCACAGGCTGCGAACCTGGGGCGTATGCTTGTGGCTGCCCCGCTGGCGGGCATTGCGGCAGGCATGGCGCGAAGCGCCAAAAGCGGCAGCGCCGCGCTGGATGAAAAACAGGCGGCCACCGGGCTCACGGGAGTTGCGGCGGCAAAGCCCGCGTCGCTGGCGGTTCCCGGCTGGATAAAACGTGTCTGGGTTGCTGTGGCCCTTATCCTGGGCTTTACCGGCATGATGCAGATGCCCATAGCCGCGCGCTATGGTTTAACCCGGTTGCCCGGCATGAGCTGGACCGGAAATTTTTATACTACCCTGAATATCCACTATGTGGCGGGTGCGGTGCTGATAGCACTGTGCTGCCTGCTGATAGCGCTCAGACTGAAAGCGGGCGGCGGTTTTCCCCGGTTTGTGTTCTGGGGTGCGGTGCGCGCCTCGCTGGTTGTGGGGCTTGTATTGACGGGCATTTTTCGCGTGTTGAAAAATCTGCCTGCATTTTCTTTTGCGCCGGAACTGGTCATGGGTATGGATCTTGCGCATCTGGGACTTGCCGCCGTTCTCGGCGCGCTGTCTCTGGCGCTGTGGGTCAGCGGCCGCAAGGCCTGGACAGGCCCGGCCCGGTAA
- a CDS encoding DUF4956 domain-containing protein yields the protein MTEELRKVLLLFSQQETLTMFSLAVTMAVALGCGLAIYLLYRFFYRGIVYNENFGVLILIVSGITAFIIITIGTNFVLSLGMVGALSIVRFRAPIKDPLDVGFLYWSIAAGLTAGARLYMVAIFGTAVIGLVYIAMTFVHRDARTFLLILRYAPEAEGQVSTLLQKLKCKLKNKSVSRGATELTLEVKVRKGRIEFMDAFTAADFVDSATLVEYNGTYS from the coding sequence ATGACTGAAGAGCTTCGCAAGGTTCTGCTGCTGTTTTCGCAGCAGGAAACGCTGACCATGTTTTCTCTGGCTGTGACAATGGCTGTTGCCCTTGGCTGCGGGCTTGCCATTTATTTGCTGTACCGCTTTTTTTATCGCGGCATTGTTTATAACGAAAATTTTGGCGTTCTCATTCTTATCGTCAGCGGCATAACCGCCTTTATCATCATTACCATCGGCACGAATTTTGTTCTGTCGCTCGGTATGGTCGGGGCGCTGTCCATTGTGCGTTTTCGCGCTCCCATCAAGGATCCGCTGGATGTGGGTTTTCTGTACTGGAGCATCGCCGCAGGCCTTACCGCCGGGGCACGGCTCTATATGGTCGCGATTTTCGGCACGGCGGTTATTGGCCTTGTTTATATTGCCATGACCTTTGTGCACAGGGATGCACGCACGTTTCTGCTGATCTTGCGCTATGCCCCCGAAGCTGAAGGGCAGGTGAGTACGCTGCTGCAAAAATTGAAATGCAAGCTGAAAAACAAAAGCGTTTCGCGCGGCGCTACGGAGCTGACCCTTGAGGTCAAGGTCAGGAAGGGCCGCATAGAATTTATGGATGCGTTTACTGCGGCCGACTTTGTGGATAGCGCTACGCTGGTGGAATACAACGGAACCTATTCGTAA